A single genomic interval of Nostoc commune NIES-4072 harbors:
- a CDS encoding rod shape-determining protein has protein sequence MGIDLGTANTLVYVSGKGIVLQEPSVVAIDVNEKVALAVGEEAKKMLGRTPGNVIALRPLRDGVIADFDIAELMLKSFIGRVNEGKSLILPRIVIGIPSGVTGVERRAVMDAAHQAGARKVYLIDEPVAAAIGAGLPVAEPTGNMIIDIGGGTTEVAVLSLQGTVISESVRIAGDELTESIIQYIKKVHNLVIGERTAEDIKIRMGSAYPTNDDNDMMMEIRGLHLLSGLPRTVTIKAPEIRESMLEPLSVIIEAVKRTLERTPPELAADIIDRGIMLAGGGALLKGIDTLISHETGIVTHIAADPLCCVVLGTGRVLENFKQLERVVIESSRNM, from the coding sequence ATGGGTATCGACCTCGGTACTGCTAACACCCTAGTTTATGTATCTGGTAAAGGTATTGTACTTCAAGAGCCTTCTGTAGTTGCTATCGATGTCAACGAAAAGGTAGCACTGGCAGTAGGAGAAGAAGCCAAAAAAATGCTCGGTCGCACACCTGGAAATGTGATTGCCCTCCGCCCCTTGCGCGATGGTGTAATTGCTGATTTCGATATAGCCGAGCTAATGCTCAAAAGCTTTATTGGGCGTGTAAATGAAGGCAAATCTTTAATTTTACCTCGGATTGTCATTGGTATTCCCAGTGGTGTCACAGGAGTAGAAAGGCGAGCTGTGATGGATGCAGCTCACCAAGCAGGAGCAAGAAAAGTTTATTTAATCGATGAACCTGTAGCTGCTGCCATTGGTGCCGGACTACCTGTTGCTGAACCCACTGGCAACATGATCATTGATATTGGTGGTGGTACAACAGAAGTTGCAGTGCTGAGTCTTCAAGGTACAGTGATCAGCGAATCAGTACGCATTGCTGGAGATGAACTGACTGAATCGATCATTCAGTATATTAAGAAAGTTCATAACTTAGTCATTGGTGAACGGACTGCCGAGGACATCAAGATTCGGATGGGTTCTGCTTATCCCACTAATGATGATAATGACATGATGATGGAAATCCGAGGCTTACACCTACTTTCTGGTCTTCCGCGAACTGTTACCATCAAAGCCCCAGAAATCCGTGAAAGTATGCTGGAACCGCTATCAGTAATTATAGAAGCTGTGAAGCGCACATTAGAACGTACACCTCCAGAACTGGCAGCAGACATTATTGACAGAGGTATTATGTTAGCCGGTGGTGGTGCTTTGCTCAAAGGCATAGATACCTTAATTAGCCATGAAACGGGGATTGTGACTCACATTGCCGCCGATCCTCTCTGCTGTGTTGTGCTGGGAACAGGTCGTGTGTTAGAAAACTTTAAACAGTTGGAAAGAGTTGTTATTGAAAGCTCTCGCAATATGTAG